A genome region from Micromonospora peucetia includes the following:
- a CDS encoding non-ribosomal peptide synthetase has product MAPSRAGHEPALFTDLFAEQVRRTPDATAVVWGEHRRTYAELDAEANRLAHRLVSLGAGPERLVAIGTRSAHLVVAALATLKAGAAYLPLDLSHPPQRLEHMLTDARPMLLLTTADDQHSVPASGPPRVLLDRPDAYAGQPATDVTDADRLAPLRPANTAYVIYTSGSTGNPKGVVIEHRQLGTYLRHVVRAYPGVRGRALLHSSFAFDLTVTAFYAPLMTGGCVHVGALEEMGTPAAGPAGQQRPTFVKVTPSHIPLLTALPAEASPTGELMAGGELLLGETVDAWRRRHPGARVINEYGPTETTVGCSTVVIEPDQPVPPGPLPIGQPMPDVRFHVLDGDLRPVAPGEIGELHIAGAQLARGYLGRPGLTAERFLPDPYGPPGSRMYRSGDRVRPTEDGEYEFCGRVDNQAKIRGYRIELGEIEAALLRRPEVRHAAAVIRTDAPEVKQLVAYVVPAADTRVDPQQLRKDLAETLPDYMVPSAVVSLAALPLTVNGKLDPAALPAPEAAATPGGRAPADELQALLCELFATYTAVSSMGVDDDFFVRGGTSLGAAQLVNEARRRGLTLSLRDVLENRTVARLAEVCADTDREDE; this is encoded by the coding sequence GTGGCACCGAGCCGGGCGGGCCACGAGCCCGCGCTCTTCACCGACCTGTTCGCGGAGCAGGTACGGCGCACCCCGGACGCCACCGCCGTCGTGTGGGGCGAGCACCGCAGGACGTACGCCGAGCTGGACGCCGAGGCGAACCGGCTCGCACACCGGCTGGTGTCGCTCGGCGCGGGCCCGGAGCGGCTCGTCGCGATCGGGACCCGGTCCGCGCACCTGGTGGTGGCCGCGCTCGCCACCCTCAAGGCCGGGGCGGCCTACCTGCCGCTGGACCTGAGCCACCCGCCGCAGCGGCTGGAGCACATGCTCACCGACGCGCGGCCCATGTTGCTGCTGACCACCGCCGACGACCAGCACTCGGTGCCGGCGTCCGGCCCGCCACGGGTCCTGCTCGACCGGCCGGACGCGTACGCCGGCCAGCCGGCCACCGACGTCACCGACGCCGACCGGCTCGCCCCGCTGCGACCCGCCAACACCGCGTACGTCATCTACACCTCCGGCTCCACCGGCAACCCGAAGGGCGTGGTGATCGAGCACCGCCAGCTCGGCACGTACCTGCGCCACGTCGTGCGGGCCTACCCGGGCGTACGCGGGCGGGCGCTGCTGCACTCCTCGTTCGCGTTCGACCTGACGGTCACCGCGTTCTACGCGCCACTGATGACGGGCGGCTGCGTGCACGTCGGCGCCCTGGAGGAGATGGGCACGCCCGCCGCGGGGCCGGCCGGGCAGCAGCGGCCCACGTTCGTCAAGGTGACGCCGTCGCACATCCCGCTGCTCACCGCGCTGCCCGCCGAGGCGTCCCCGACCGGGGAGCTGATGGCCGGCGGCGAACTGCTGCTCGGCGAGACCGTCGACGCCTGGCGACGCCGGCACCCCGGGGCGCGGGTGATCAACGAGTACGGTCCGACGGAGACGACCGTCGGGTGCAGCACGGTGGTCATCGAGCCCGACCAGCCGGTGCCGCCGGGGCCGCTGCCCATCGGCCAGCCCATGCCCGACGTGCGCTTCCACGTGCTGGACGGGGACCTGCGCCCGGTCGCACCCGGCGAGATCGGCGAACTGCACATCGCCGGGGCCCAGCTGGCCCGGGGCTACCTGGGCAGGCCGGGGCTGACCGCCGAGCGTTTCCTGCCCGACCCGTACGGGCCGCCCGGCTCGCGCATGTACCGCTCCGGCGACCGGGTCCGGCCCACCGAGGACGGCGAGTACGAGTTCTGCGGGCGGGTCGACAACCAGGCCAAGATCCGCGGCTACCGCATCGAGCTCGGGGAGATCGAGGCGGCGCTGCTGCGCCGCCCGGAGGTGCGGCACGCGGCGGCGGTGATCCGCACGGACGCCCCGGAGGTCAAACAGCTCGTCGCGTACGTCGTGCCCGCGGCTGACACGAGGGTCGATCCGCAGCAGCTGCGCAAGGACCTCGCGGAGACCCTGCCCGACTACATGGTGCCGAGCGCCGTGGTCAGCCTCGCGGCGCTGCCGCTGACCGTCAACGGCAAGCTCGACCCGGCGGCCCTGCCGGCGCCGGAGGCCGCGGCGACCCCGGGCGGACGGGCCCCGGCCGACGAGTTGCAGGCCCTGCTGTGCGAACTCTTCGCCACCTACACGGCGGTCTCCTCGATGGGCGTCGACGACGACTTCTTCGTCCGGGGCGGCACCAGCCTCGGCGCCGCCCAACTGGTCAACGAGGCACGCCGGCGCGGGCTCACGCTGTCGCTGCGCGACGTGCTGGAAAACCGGACCGTGGCGCGACTCGCCGAGGTGTGCGCCGACACCGACCGAGAGGACGAGTGA
- a CDS encoding TauD/TfdA family dioxygenase has protein sequence MTVDVQPTRSTDRSIVLTREESIEVDTIARYLAGRPPRLVDSAAWLESARELSSNLPVRLRQMVRRFAWDPGLDAVLLVRNLPVDADELPSTPTVAGSAQRESTGPAAAQVLLGLQLGELIAFREEKRGALVQDVVPVPGMEKFQGNAGSVKLSMHVENAFHVYRPDYVGLHCLRNDHDNVAGLQVTSIRNALPLLSEQARRVLHEPRFFTEPPASFGDLRSAPEPHGILSGSFEDPDVRVDFESSFPLDPEAGQALSMLGDALRTVRRTFILKPGDLAFVDNRLALHGRTEFTPRYDGRDRWLQRIFVHRDFRRSRALRPDDGNVLTSGS, from the coding sequence GTGACCGTCGACGTCCAGCCCACACGCAGTACCGACCGTTCGATCGTCCTGACCCGCGAGGAGAGCATCGAGGTCGACACGATCGCCCGCTACCTGGCGGGCCGACCGCCGCGCCTGGTGGACTCGGCCGCCTGGCTCGAGTCGGCCCGCGAGCTGTCCAGCAATCTGCCCGTACGGCTGCGCCAGATGGTGCGCCGCTTCGCCTGGGATCCCGGGCTCGACGCCGTGCTGCTGGTGCGGAACCTGCCCGTGGACGCCGACGAACTGCCCAGCACGCCCACCGTGGCCGGATCGGCGCAACGGGAGTCCACCGGGCCCGCCGCCGCGCAGGTGCTGCTCGGGCTGCAACTCGGGGAGCTCATCGCGTTCAGGGAGGAGAAGCGCGGCGCGCTGGTGCAGGACGTCGTGCCCGTGCCAGGCATGGAGAAGTTCCAGGGCAACGCGGGCTCGGTCAAGCTGTCCATGCACGTGGAGAACGCCTTCCACGTCTACCGCCCGGACTACGTGGGCCTGCACTGTCTGCGCAACGACCACGACAACGTGGCCGGCTTGCAGGTGACGTCGATCCGCAACGCGCTGCCCCTGCTGTCCGAGCAGGCCCGCAGGGTGCTGCACGAGCCACGGTTCTTCACCGAACCCCCGGCGTCGTTCGGCGACCTGCGCAGCGCGCCGGAGCCGCACGGCATCCTCAGCGGCAGCTTCGAGGACCCGGACGTACGGGTCGACTTCGAGAGCTCGTTCCCCCTCGACCCCGAGGCCGGGCAGGCGCTGTCGATGCTCGGCGACGCGCTGCGCACCGTCCGCCGGACGTTCATCCTGAAACCCGGTGACCTCGCGTTCGTCGACAACCGACTGGCCCTGCACGGCCGGACCGAGTTCACGCCCCGCTACGACGGCCGCGACCGGTGGCTCCAGCGGATCTTCGTGCACCGTGACTTCCGGCGCTCCCGGGCCCTGCGCCCGGACGACGGGAACGTGCTCACCAGCGGGAGCTGA
- a CDS encoding amidase: MDRLAAAAERADRLAPMLGTFLHRFPIDDPGPDGPLRGTLIGVKDAVAVAGAPSTCQSVVHDASWWADRDATVVARLRAAGATIVGKTTMAEHALSRPDPDATFPVPRNPWDPHRWTGGSSCGSANGIPAGFFDAGVGTDSNGSIRIPAALCGVTGLKPTQGLLPAAGVRPLARSVETAGPLARTARECARLLAVMADRPAELSRPPLADLTGVRVGVPGDLVRYAAALTDETAAAFEAALDELRAAGAEVVDVPFDEAFPLFAAQLVTMLVEAFEVHGAQLRARWADYGRPFRWNVALGGVLPAETYLRAQRVRGWGADALRARLRDVDVIATPAWPSAAPRYDDQASLQTISFLPSIWSAVGFPALALPMGADGDGLPLSLQLAAAPGRDFELAAVADVYQRRTGWHEREPKLDVVPDLAPVCAPEAPADSVDPVRRERLARAFGELGVPLGDNDLDQVTMTWSKVEALAGVLPDLPVDVEPIGVGSLVDR; encoded by the coding sequence ATGGACCGCCTCGCCGCCGCAGCCGAGCGGGCCGACCGGCTCGCGCCGATGCTCGGCACCTTCCTGCACCGCTTCCCGATCGACGACCCAGGCCCGGACGGGCCGCTGCGCGGCACGCTGATCGGCGTCAAGGACGCCGTCGCCGTCGCCGGAGCGCCGAGCACCTGCCAGAGCGTCGTGCACGACGCGAGCTGGTGGGCCGACCGTGACGCGACGGTGGTGGCGCGGCTGCGCGCCGCGGGCGCGACGATCGTGGGCAAGACCACGATGGCCGAGCACGCGCTGTCCCGGCCGGACCCGGACGCGACCTTCCCGGTGCCCCGCAACCCGTGGGACCCCCACCGGTGGACCGGCGGGTCGAGCTGCGGCAGCGCCAACGGCATCCCCGCCGGGTTCTTCGACGCGGGTGTCGGCACCGACAGCAACGGCAGCATCCGGATCCCGGCCGCGCTGTGCGGCGTGACCGGGCTGAAGCCGACGCAGGGTCTCCTGCCGGCGGCCGGCGTCCGCCCGCTGGCGCGGTCGGTGGAGACGGCGGGTCCGCTGGCGCGTACGGCCAGGGAGTGTGCGCGGCTGCTCGCCGTCATGGCGGACCGGCCCGCCGAGCTGTCCCGGCCGCCGCTCGCCGACCTCACGGGCGTACGCGTCGGCGTCCCGGGAGACCTCGTGCGGTATGCCGCCGCGCTGACCGACGAGACCGCCGCCGCCTTCGAGGCCGCGCTCGACGAGCTGCGGGCCGCCGGAGCCGAGGTCGTCGACGTGCCGTTCGACGAGGCGTTCCCGCTCTTCGCCGCGCAGCTCGTGACGATGCTGGTCGAGGCGTTCGAGGTGCACGGGGCGCAGTTGCGGGCACGCTGGGCCGACTACGGACGACCGTTCCGGTGGAACGTCGCGCTCGGTGGCGTGCTCCCGGCGGAGACCTACCTGCGGGCCCAGCGGGTGCGCGGGTGGGGCGCCGACGCCCTGCGGGCCCGGTTGCGGGACGTCGACGTCATCGCCACGCCCGCCTGGCCGTCCGCCGCCCCACGCTACGACGACCAGGCCAGCCTCCAGACGATCTCCTTCCTGCCCAGCATCTGGAGCGCGGTCGGCTTCCCCGCGCTGGCGCTGCCGATGGGCGCCGACGGCGACGGGTTGCCGCTGTCGCTGCAACTGGCCGCCGCCCCCGGCCGCGACTTCGAGCTGGCCGCCGTCGCCGACGTCTACCAGCGGCGCACGGGCTGGCACGAGCGCGAGCCGAAACTGGACGTCGTCCCGGACCTGGCGCCCGTCTGCGCCCCCGAGGCGCCCGCCGACAGCGTCGACCCCGTCCGGCGGGAGCGGCTGGCCCGGGCGTTCGGCGAACTGGGCGTCCCACTGGGGGACAACGACCTCGACCAGGTGACCATGACGTGGTCGAAGGTCGAGGCTCTCGCCGGGGTGCTGCCGGATCTCCCGGTGGACGTGGAGCCCATCGGCGTGGGCTCTCTCGTCGACCGGTGA
- a CDS encoding condensation domain-containing protein → MTIAASRKEAAMWLLERLVPDTGVNNVAVAFEVAGRIDRELFPAALRAVLARHEVLRTVFRSDDATLTREVLAPDRVDVPVLEIPAGDDGRDADLTAFAAEPFVIDGRPLVRAGVHAGADRDVCCVVVHHLNFDAMSTTILLRELLVAYETVAAGRRPDDAPVAALAERTPDERSVAYWRKNLDGLRPAESGLWCARPPVGAPSLRARTVHHELSAPARAVVRRFQRELRASEAVVLLAAYSLLLAQHGAGSDVVIGTPVNVRDQRGMNAIGYHANLVPLRVRLDPEADFRAVVKQTRSTFLEAISHADVPLEQVSPAVLGDAPSSWRSSFFRHLFNYVPGTVDASRTLTGMPVRHVMVENGYSRFDLEFFIMPGEDGTTVRAAFCVDAFDAADVGLLLQRYDALLVRLGDELDRPVAQLSRRGPSDLALPASPPRTAATTSVLDAVHATVAANPDLVAVRDDTDAVTYGQLWSAAVATRDLVAASGGSTVAVLAPRGAQLAAAWLGVWLAGARCVLLDPTQPIPDLAARLADSGAAPVLAAEGLPVPGAARIPAITDEIRADAPAGPDLDAVAYLAYQPDAPAPLAVTVTHRALADAVARLAERVTTGPAVTSWLSSSATDAALTELLVALTTGGRVVVAPEEARTDGHALGELVRRHGVQVVQAPPAVWREVVEQAGARLAGRAVLVGHEPLPRPLAAQLHATGCTLHHGYTTPGVAGYAALGGGWDGAGVLPAARVFVTEPGTGHELGIGVRGELCVAGDALAAGYHGRPELTAARFGEHPTHGRFHRTGDLARLLPDGQVDVVGPLSAQVRVAGQRIHLRDIESVFAAHPDVEAVAAVGSAVDGPDVTVVVFVESRKPDVADRLREHARAALPLTPELVVLDQLPVTVAGTVDRAALVARAATRALADVDPPDETTVALVGIWTEMLDRPGLHADSNFFASGGHSLLGAQLVQRVRTDLEMPVQLADLFANPTPRQLAEHLQNAFWDDDEDDD, encoded by the coding sequence ATGACCATCGCAGCCAGCAGGAAGGAAGCAGCCATGTGGCTGCTCGAGCGGCTGGTGCCGGACACCGGGGTCAACAACGTCGCGGTCGCCTTCGAGGTGGCCGGCAGGATCGACCGTGAGCTGTTCCCGGCGGCGCTGCGAGCGGTGCTGGCCCGTCACGAGGTGCTGCGCACCGTGTTCCGCTCCGACGACGCGACGCTGACCCGGGAGGTGCTCGCTCCCGACCGGGTCGACGTGCCCGTGCTGGAAATTCCGGCGGGCGACGACGGGCGGGACGCCGACCTGACCGCGTTCGCCGCCGAGCCGTTCGTGATCGACGGCCGCCCCCTGGTGCGGGCGGGCGTGCACGCGGGAGCGGACCGCGACGTGTGCTGCGTCGTCGTGCACCACCTGAACTTCGACGCCATGTCGACCACGATCCTGCTCCGCGAGCTGCTCGTCGCGTACGAGACGGTCGCGGCGGGACGCCGGCCGGACGACGCCCCGGTGGCCGCCCTCGCCGAGCGCACGCCGGACGAGCGCAGCGTCGCGTACTGGCGGAAGAACCTCGACGGGCTGCGGCCCGCCGAGTCGGGCCTGTGGTGCGCCCGGCCGCCCGTCGGGGCACCGTCCCTGCGCGCCCGGACCGTCCACCACGAACTCTCCGCGCCGGCCCGCGCCGTGGTGCGCCGCTTCCAGCGCGAACTGCGCGCCTCCGAGGCGGTCGTGCTGCTCGCGGCGTACTCCCTGCTGCTCGCCCAGCACGGCGCGGGTTCCGACGTGGTCATCGGCACCCCGGTGAACGTCCGGGACCAGCGCGGCATGAACGCCATCGGCTACCACGCGAACCTGGTGCCGCTGCGGGTACGGCTCGACCCGGAAGCCGACTTCCGCGCCGTCGTCAAGCAGACCCGCAGCACCTTCCTGGAGGCGATCAGCCACGCCGACGTACCGCTGGAGCAGGTGTCTCCCGCCGTGCTCGGCGACGCACCGTCGTCGTGGCGCAGCTCGTTCTTCCGGCACCTGTTCAACTATGTGCCCGGCACCGTCGACGCCTCGCGGACGCTGACCGGGATGCCGGTGCGGCACGTCATGGTGGAGAACGGCTACAGCCGCTTCGACCTGGAGTTCTTCATCATGCCGGGTGAGGACGGGACCACCGTCCGCGCGGCGTTCTGTGTCGACGCCTTCGACGCGGCCGACGTCGGGCTGCTGCTGCAACGGTACGACGCGCTGCTCGTGCGGCTGGGCGACGAGCTGGACCGGCCGGTGGCACAGCTGTCCCGCCGGGGCCCGAGCGACCTCGCCCTGCCGGCGTCGCCGCCGCGGACGGCCGCCACGACGTCCGTGCTCGACGCGGTGCACGCGACGGTCGCCGCGAACCCGGATCTCGTCGCGGTGCGGGACGACACGGATGCCGTCACGTACGGCCAGTTGTGGTCGGCGGCGGTCGCCACCCGGGACCTGGTCGCGGCCTCGGGTGGGAGCACGGTCGCCGTGCTGGCGCCGCGCGGCGCGCAACTGGCCGCCGCGTGGCTCGGTGTGTGGCTGGCGGGCGCGCGTTGCGTCCTGCTCGACCCGACCCAGCCGATTCCGGACCTCGCCGCGCGGCTGGCCGACTCGGGCGCCGCGCCGGTGCTGGCCGCCGAGGGCCTCCCCGTGCCCGGCGCGGCACGTATCCCCGCCATCACCGACGAGATCCGCGCCGACGCGCCGGCCGGTCCCGACCTCGACGCGGTGGCCTACCTGGCGTACCAGCCTGACGCGCCCGCGCCGCTCGCGGTGACGGTCACCCACCGGGCCCTGGCCGACGCCGTCGCGCGGCTCGCCGAGCGGGTCACCACCGGACCGGCCGTCACCTCGTGGCTGAGCAGCTCCGCCACCGACGCGGCGCTGACGGAACTGCTGGTCGCGCTGACCACCGGCGGCCGGGTCGTCGTCGCGCCCGAGGAGGCCCGCACCGACGGCCACGCCCTCGGCGAGCTGGTGCGGCGGCACGGCGTGCAGGTGGTGCAGGCACCGCCGGCGGTGTGGCGCGAGGTGGTCGAGCAGGCGGGTGCCCGGCTCGCGGGCCGCGCCGTCCTGGTCGGTCACGAACCGCTCCCCCGCCCGCTGGCGGCGCAGTTGCACGCCACCGGCTGCACCCTGCACCACGGCTACACCACACCCGGCGTCGCCGGGTACGCCGCGCTCGGCGGCGGATGGGACGGGGCGGGTGTCCTCCCGGCAGCCCGCGTGTTCGTCACCGAGCCCGGCACCGGGCACGAGCTGGGCATCGGCGTACGCGGCGAGCTGTGTGTCGCGGGCGACGCCCTGGCCGCCGGCTACCACGGCCGGCCGGAGCTGACCGCCGCCCGGTTCGGCGAGCACCCCACGCACGGGCGGTTCCACCGCACCGGAGACCTCGCGCGGCTGCTGCCGGACGGGCAGGTCGACGTCGTCGGCCCGCTGTCGGCCCAGGTACGGGTCGCCGGCCAGCGGATCCACCTCCGCGACATCGAGTCCGTGTTCGCCGCCCACCCGGACGTGGAGGCGGTCGCCGCCGTCGGGTCCGCCGTCGACGGGCCGGACGTCACGGTCGTCGTGTTCGTCGAGTCCCGCAAGCCCGACGTGGCGGATCGGCTGCGCGAGCACGCCCGCGCCGCCCTGCCACTCACGCCCGAACTGGTCGTGCTGGACCAGTTGCCGGTCACCGTGGCGGGCACCGTGGACCGCGCGGCCCTCGTCGCGCGCGCCGCGACGAGGGCGCTGGCCGACGTCGACCCGCCGGACGAGACGACCGTCGCCCTCGTCGGGATCTGGACCGAGATGCTCGACCGGCCGGGCCTGCACGCGGACTCGAACTTCTTCGCCAGCGGTGGCCACTCGCTGTTGGGCGCCCAGCTCGTGCAGCGGGTGCGGACCGATCTGGAGATGCCGGTCCAGCTCGCCGACCTGTTCGCCAACCCGACGCCACGGCAGCTCGCAGAGCACCTGCAGAACGCGTTCTGGGACGACGACGAGGACGACGACTGA
- a CDS encoding ABC transporter permease, with product MSTGFLTLEVKRVIRARKFWIVAFLFPTLLYLMQANLFQGEIVEGTGINFSEHLLGGLAAFGALFVALNVGTRVAIERSTGWQRQLRITPLSPTSYLAAKLAAAMVVALPAITAVALTGALLEGVRLPLGGWLQLVLGIWLGTLPFALLGVFIGQVATAESVQVLTSVSHMLLGVLGGALFPSVAFPEWLQAVSAVMPSHWLAEIGHSPFEDNSRLALAALVLAGWTVVLGAAVTLRYLRDSARV from the coding sequence ATGAGCACCGGTTTCCTCACGCTCGAAGTGAAGCGGGTGATCCGGGCCCGCAAGTTCTGGATCGTCGCGTTCCTGTTCCCGACGCTGCTCTACCTCATGCAGGCCAACCTGTTCCAGGGCGAGATCGTCGAGGGCACCGGCATCAACTTCAGCGAGCACCTGCTGGGCGGTCTCGCCGCCTTCGGGGCGCTCTTCGTCGCGCTGAACGTCGGCACCAGGGTGGCGATCGAGCGGTCGACCGGGTGGCAGCGCCAACTGCGCATCACCCCGTTGTCGCCGACCTCCTACCTGGCCGCGAAGCTGGCCGCGGCGATGGTCGTGGCCCTGCCGGCGATCACGGCGGTCGCGCTCACCGGCGCGCTGCTGGAGGGCGTCCGGCTGCCGCTGGGCGGCTGGCTCCAGCTGGTGCTCGGAATCTGGCTCGGCACGCTGCCGTTCGCGCTGCTGGGCGTCTTCATCGGCCAGGTCGCCACGGCCGAGAGCGTGCAGGTCCTCACGTCCGTCTCGCACATGCTGCTCGGGGTGCTCGGCGGCGCGCTGTTCCCGTCGGTCGCGTTCCCCGAGTGGCTCCAGGCGGTGTCCGCGGTCATGCCGAGCCACTGGTTGGCCGAGATCGGCCACAGCCCGTTCGAGGACAACTCCCGGCTCGCGCTCGCGGCACTGGTGCTCGCCGGGTGGACCGTCGTGCTCGGCGCCGCCGTGACCCTGCGCTACCTACGGGACAGCGCCCGCGTCTGA
- a CDS encoding ABC transporter permease — protein sequence MTTQSPTSTATSGDRATKPFWQMAAMLKMELLALRRNWTATAMSVVTPLMIAILLVSEYGGEPVAGVRRVVSITTLIMVFLVHHHLTTVYASRRQELVLKRLRAGLASDRTILLGTASSTVAIFLAQFVVLAGYAILVLGLPLPKNPLVMAVALLFGSAIMAAFSAALSAITRSSEAAMLTTLPTVVIFLATPGALLPLGALPESIERVLWFLPNGPFTEVMRVGWLARTDEGEALSFAGTLVETLPSFGVLLLWLAVSLFLAGRYFRWEPRHG from the coding sequence ATGACGACGCAGAGCCCCACCAGCACCGCCACCTCGGGCGACCGGGCGACCAAGCCGTTCTGGCAGATGGCCGCGATGCTGAAGATGGAGCTGCTGGCGCTGCGCCGCAACTGGACGGCCACCGCGATGTCCGTGGTGACCCCACTGATGATCGCCATCCTGCTCGTCAGCGAGTACGGGGGTGAGCCGGTGGCCGGCGTCCGCCGGGTCGTCAGCATCACCACCCTGATCATGGTCTTCCTGGTACACCACCACCTGACGACCGTCTACGCGTCGCGCCGCCAGGAGTTGGTGCTCAAGCGGCTGCGCGCGGGGCTCGCCTCGGACCGCACCATCCTGCTCGGCACGGCCAGCAGCACCGTGGCGATCTTCCTCGCCCAGTTCGTCGTGCTGGCCGGCTACGCCATCCTGGTGCTCGGTCTGCCGCTGCCGAAGAACCCGCTGGTCATGGCGGTGGCGCTGCTGTTCGGTTCCGCGATCATGGCGGCGTTCTCGGCGGCGCTCTCCGCGATCACCCGCAGCTCCGAGGCGGCCATGCTGACCACCCTGCCGACCGTGGTGATCTTCCTGGCCACGCCGGGTGCGCTGCTGCCGCTCGGCGCCTTGCCGGAGTCGATCGAACGGGTGCTCTGGTTCCTGCCGAACGGGCCGTTCACCGAGGTCATGCGCGTCGGCTGGCTCGCCCGCACCGACGAGGGCGAGGCACTGAGTTTCGCCGGGACCCTCGTCGAGACGCTGCCCTCCTTCGGTGTGCTGCTGCTCTGGCTGGCGGTGTCGCTGTTCCTGGCCGGCCGGTACTTCCGGTGG
- a CDS encoding ABC transporter ATP-binding protein translates to MDDVVIEVDGLRRSYGEFEAVRGISLRIRRGELFALLGTNGAGKTTTIEVLEGLQPATSGRVRVLGLDPVRDRAVVRPRTGVMLQHGGFTGALTVRETVEIWRSLTVRPQTVGEVLELVDLADRMNVAVEQLSGGEGRRLELALAVLGRPEVLFLDEPTTGMDPASRRRTWDVVRELQKGGTTVLLTTHYLEEAEVLADRVAIMRGGSIVATGAPEDVVRTLPARISFRLPATDALPDLPHAARLVEGDRVTYESRQLQTDLTRLLEWANAADIRLAALSARPATLEDVFLDIAADHDLTDQHAEPEAAR, encoded by the coding sequence ATGGATGACGTCGTGATCGAAGTGGACGGGCTGCGCCGCAGCTACGGGGAGTTTGAGGCGGTGCGGGGGATCTCGCTGAGGATCCGCCGGGGCGAGCTGTTCGCCCTGCTGGGCACCAACGGTGCCGGTAAGACCACCACCATCGAGGTGCTGGAGGGGCTGCAGCCGGCCACCTCCGGCCGGGTCCGGGTGCTCGGGCTGGATCCGGTGCGGGACCGGGCCGTGGTGCGCCCCCGGACGGGGGTGATGCTCCAGCACGGCGGGTTCACCGGTGCGCTGACGGTCCGGGAGACGGTGGAGATCTGGCGGTCGCTGACCGTCCGGCCGCAGACCGTCGGGGAGGTGCTGGAACTGGTCGACCTCGCCGACCGGATGAACGTGGCGGTCGAGCAGCTCTCCGGCGGTGAGGGCCGGCGACTGGAGCTGGCGCTGGCGGTGCTCGGCCGGCCGGAGGTGCTCTTCCTCGACGAGCCGACCACCGGCATGGACCCGGCCTCCCGGCGTCGCACCTGGGACGTCGTCCGTGAGCTCCAGAAGGGTGGGACCACCGTCCTGCTCACCACGCACTACCTGGAGGAGGCGGAGGTCCTCGCCGACCGGGTGGCGATCATGCGGGGTGGGAGCATCGTCGCCACGGGGGCCCCGGAGGACGTGGTGCGCACCCTGCCCGCCCGGATCAGCTTCCGGTTGCCGGCGACGGACGCGCTGCCCGACCTGCCGCACGCCGCCCGGCTGGTCGAGGGCGACCGGGTCACCTACGAGTCCCGCCAGCTCCAGACCGACCTCACCCGGCTGCTCGAGTGGGCCAACGCGGCCGACATCCGGCTGGCGGCCCTGTCGGCCCGACCGGCCACCCTGGAGGATGTCTTCCTGGACATCGCCGCCGACCACGACCTGACCGACCAGCACGCGGAACCGGAGGCTGCCCGATGA
- a CDS encoding ABC transporter ATP-binding protein: MSNAIGNLVATPTLGAVDPQAIDVSDVHKRYGDVRAVNGVDLRIAPGEVVALLGPNGAGKSTLVDLILGLARPDRGEIRIFGHTPREAVTRGVIGAMLQDGALLDDVSIRELLTMAASLHAAPLPVDEVLRRAGLTDIADRRGRLSGGQRQRLRLAMTLVSDPRLLVLDEPTVAMDVESRHIFWASMREFTATGRTVVFASHYLEEAEEFADRVVLVRAGVVIADGTVAEIRSVVAGRSLSATVPGATVDQLRLLPGVKTAESRGNRVELVCSDSDVAARELFARYPGAYDVEIGALGLEQAFLALTSTENEAAR; the protein is encoded by the coding sequence ATGAGCAACGCAATCGGGAACCTCGTGGCCACACCCACGCTCGGTGCGGTGGACCCACAGGCGATCGACGTGTCGGATGTGCACAAGAGATACGGTGACGTGCGCGCCGTCAACGGCGTCGACCTGCGGATCGCCCCCGGCGAGGTGGTCGCGCTGCTCGGGCCCAACGGCGCGGGCAAGTCCACGCTCGTCGACCTGATCCTCGGGCTCGCCCGACCCGACCGGGGCGAGATCCGCATCTTCGGGCACACCCCGCGGGAGGCCGTCACCCGGGGCGTCATCGGGGCGATGCTCCAGGACGGTGCGCTGCTCGACGACGTGTCGATCCGCGAGCTGCTCACGATGGCGGCGTCGCTGCACGCCGCCCCGCTCCCGGTCGACGAGGTGCTGCGCCGCGCCGGTCTCACCGACATCGCCGACCGTCGGGGCCGGCTCTCCGGCGGTCAGCGCCAGCGGCTGCGCCTGGCGATGACCCTCGTCTCCGACCCCAGGCTGCTGGTGCTGGACGAGCCGACGGTGGCGATGGACGTCGAGTCCCGCCACATCTTCTGGGCCTCCATGCGGGAGTTCACCGCCACCGGACGCACCGTGGTGTTCGCCTCCCACTACCTGGAGGAGGCCGAGGAGTTCGCCGACCGGGTGGTGCTCGTCCGCGCCGGGGTGGTCATCGCCGACGGCACGGTCGCCGAGATCCGCTCCGTGGTGGCCGGCCGGTCGTTGTCCGCCACCGTCCCGGGCGCGACGGTCGACCAGCTGCGCCTGCTGCCCGGCGTGAAGACCGCCGAGTCCCGCGGCAACCGCGTCGAACTCGTCTGCTCCGACTCCGACGTCGCCGCCCGGGAGCTGTTCGCCCGCTACCCGGGGGCGTACGACGTCGAGATCGGCGCCCTCGGCCTGGAACAGGCGTTCCTGGCCCTCACCTCCACGGAAAACGAGGCCGCCCGATGA